Proteins from a genomic interval of Debaryomyces hansenii CBS767 chromosome E complete sequence:
- a CDS encoding DEHA2E00902p (weakly similar to uniprot|P53048 Saccharomyces cerevisiae YGR289C MAL11 Maltose permease inducible high-affinity maltose transporter (alpha-glucoside transporter)), translated as MSKLIPSPKISEEKIDQELSQLVEETAVFQQTIEHKYTRYEAIRAYPRTCVYILILLWVMILVGYETQAGGMVVSIPTFRRDFGYYFEGDYVLDGKWQSAISGGPSGSVVIGGFLGSYMADSIGRKLTLLIAVGATIGFIVLEYVSTTIEVFFAGKFLNALSLGIIAAVSTSLIAEITPLALRGLSVAAISLSLSLGPFVCYLIANTTSTRDDRMAYRSLFLSQWAFSGTSFIMLFCIPESPYYYVLKNADEKALKQLRKLYKGEALAKHQLTVIKKTVEEARHTTISSSFVDCFRGINLKRTFIAISPFIMQPMSGVAYVGSYSTYFFQLAGYNTHSSFQISVGQQALSILGCIASWFILDRFGRRHVMLYGMISLFVLNVITAGLGCSNKESYLTGASAFMTMYNFFYNPSIGPLSYVINAENPSSQLRVKTISIGLAANNGLQCMWQFVLPFMFNPDQANMGSKINFIFAACCFISIFCFYFYLPETANRSFDEIDEMYIKKVPARKFRNFISDTQIKATEQNDEKKGLEVEHIEA; from the coding sequence ATGTCAAAGCTAATTCCTTCGCCCAAGATCTCAGAAGAGAAAATCGATCAAGAACTATCTCAACTTGTGGAAGAAACCGCAGTTTTTCAACAAACAATCGAGCACAAGTATACCAGGTATGAGGCTATTAGAGCGTACCCTAGGACATGCgtttatattttgatattattatggGTTATGATATTAGTTGGTTATGAAACTCAGGCTGGTGGTATGGTAGTCTCTATTCCTACATTTAGACGTGattttggatattattTCGAAGGTGATTATGTTTTAGATGGTAAATGGCAATCAGCAATTTCTGGTGGCCCGAGTGGATCTGTTGTTATAGGCGGGTTTTTAGGCTCCTATATGGCAGATTCAATCGGTAGAAAGCTCACACTTTTAATCGCTGTTGGAGCGACAATTGGATTTATCGTTCTTGAGTATGTTTCCACTACGATTGAGGTATTCTTTGCTGGAAAATTCTTAAATGCACTCTCTTTAGGAATTATTGCTGCAGTATCTACGTCTTTGATTGCTGAGATTACCCCTTTAGCTTTAAGAGGATTATCCGTTGCTGCAATTAGTTTGTCGTTATCTTTGGGCCCATTTGTCTGTTATTTGATTGCAAATACAACATCGACTCGAGATGATAGAATGGCATATAGGAGCTTGTTTTTGAGTCAATGGGCATTTAGTGGAACATCTTTTATCATGTTATTTTGTATTCCAGAATCCCCGTACTATTATGTGTTAAAAAATGCAGACGAAAAGGCTCTAAAACAATTGAGAAAATTGTATAAAGGTGAAGCACTCGCAAAACATCAGTTAACTGTCATTAAAAAAACAGTAGAAGAAGCTAGACATACTACTATATCGTCATCTTTTGTGGATTGCTTTAGGGGAATTAACTTAAAAAGAACATTTATTGCAATATCACCTTTCATTATGCAGCCTATGAGTGGTGTCGCCTACGTTGGTTCATACTCTACTTATTTTTTCCAATTAGCTGGGTATAATACTCACCTGTCGTTTCAAATAAGTGTTGGTCAACAAGCTTTGTCTATTTTAGGTTGCATTGCTTCATGGTTTATCCTTGATAGATTCGGAAGAAGGCATGTTATGCTATACGGTAtgatttctttatttgtACTTAATGTTATTACTGCAGGCTTGGGTTGCAGCAACAAAGAAAGCTACTTAACTGGTGCGTCCGCATTCATGACTATGTATAACTTTTTTTACAACCCAAGCATCGGTCCCCTTTCTTATGTTATAAATGCAGAAAATCCTAGTTCTCAACTAAGGGTTAAAACTATCTCAATTGGGTTGGCTGCGAATAATGGTTTACAATGTATGTGGCAATTCGTTTTGCCTTTCATGTTCAATCCAGATCAAGCAAATATGGGATCTAAgattaatttcatatttgctGCTTGTTGCTTTATTAGTATATTCTgtttttatttctatttaCCAGAAACTGCAAACAGGtcatttgatgaaattgatgaaatgtatataaaaaaGGTCCCAGCCAGGAAGTTTAGGAATTTTATTTCAGATACGCAAATTAAAGCTACTGAACAAAATGATGAGAAAAAGGGACTCGAAGTTGAACATATTGAAGCTTGA
- a CDS encoding DEHA2E00924p (weakly similar to gnl|GLV|YALI0A19250g Yarrowia lipolytica YALI0A19250g), with amino-acid sequence MSIDACYKFWSSERLAFFLVVRGCDFPNGLTREELEGMVREKAKVPILKVPVNETTLRQLIPDQLITWLFFRGYVVTPKAKPMLMVPEENTVPNYKEFLRVANKDYKEKISNMDEASALEIKYQLAKILTTKYAFLLEPTEDWNFMEHRYRSKDLDIILELFGVYDDDDSKVKCAELLTKQDLAKRSVDFFATGNL; translated from the coding sequence ATGTCCATTGATGCATGTTATAAATTTTGGTCTTCTGAAAGGCTTGCGTTCTTCTTAGTTGTAAGAGGATGTGACTTTCCAAATGGATTAACAAGGGAAGAATTGGAGGGTATGGTAAGGGAAAAGGCTAAAGTCCCAATTTTAAAAGTACCAGTAAACGAGACAACACTTAGGCAATTAATTCCTGATCAATTAATTACCTGGTTGTTTTTTAGAGGTTACGTGGTAACTCCAAAAGCCAAGCCAATGCTAATGGTTCCCGAGGAAAATACTGTTCCTAACTATAAAGAGTTTTTAAGAGTCGCAAATAAGgattataaagaaaagatttCTAATATGGATGAAGCTAGTGCTTTGGAGATAAAGTACCAATTAGCTAAAATTCTAACAACCAAATATGCGTTTTTGCTTGAACCTACTGAAGACTGGAATTTCATGGAACATCGTTACCGCTCTAAAGACTTGGACATCATTTTAGAGTTATTCGGAGTctatgatgatgatgattccAAAGTTAAATGCGCGGAATTATTAACCAAACAAGATTTGGCTAAGAGAAGTGTAGATTTTTTTGCTACTGGGAATTTATAG
- a CDS encoding DEHA2E00946p (weakly similar to uniprot|Q9C1M9 Aspergillus aculeatus RhaA Alpha-L-rhamnosidase A) — protein MVSFSKSVFDATPNNGSWDEYKFSPKQRTVYGKEIYNHEGTIHDVEKLLSDDTKESTILYQNSLVTIDFGLNTCGLVSIEFGDSTNDQELNLSYSESRLFIDKYTSDRSMDFFIEDGVHCISVKKGVFKTPWVKQRGAFRYLTLWTDKAGSIEIKNVNTHMTCMPSLKKDLSNYSGYFYSNDDFVNTIWYAGAYTIQLSTMPSNSGRRHDIVMDNKSWFNDAVASFGEEFLADGARRDRSIWSGDRSISVLTEFISFNSNSTINGSEWMLNEQLDNGQYPYACSPISTYGSDSYHLWTLVSLYQNYKLSGCSLEWVKNYWPAWKKAINFSWEKVDETGTLCVSEPLDWGRNPLKGHVLSVNCILYHVLMKGSELALSLNDNEIQVQYLDRAKSLKNSINEYLWNENEGLFRDYEGSEIHSQDGNTIAIWFDVASNDKKELISDNLTKRWTKFGAVAPESPGMISPFISSIELFAHTLAGHPDRSFELFKNMWGYIWNSPYSVQSSLIEGYYHDGSCKYPFTLYDPSYISHCHPWATGPTVFYSFYHVGLQFISPDHSQWNFIPKGVFSEGSLEFAQTGYTSKSVGFISAGWKKLTSNILELAIKAPKTSTGTIGVPNDKKLLKLELNGTEIDIYKYDKNEEHVLVPNIHEGNNTLIATYKD, from the coding sequence ATGGTCTCATTTTCCAAGTCTGTTTTTGATGCAACACCAAATAATGGTAGTTGGGATGAGTATAAATTCTCCCCAAAGCAAAGAACTGTTTACGGTAAAGAGATTTATAATCATGAAGGAACCATTCACGATGTTGAAAAACTATTAAGTGATGACACCAAAGAATCAACAATTCTATACCAGAATAGCTTGGTTACCATTGATTTCGGTTTGAATACTTGTGGCTTGGTCAGTATTGAATTCGGTGATTCTACGAACGACCaggaattgaatttgtcTTATTCAGAATCAAGGCTATTTATTGACAAGTATACCAGTGACAGAAGTATGgatttcttcattgaagATGGAGTTCATTGCATTCTGGTAAAGAAGGGTGTCTTCAAAACTCCTTGGGTCAAACAGAGGGGTGCATTTAGATACTTGACTTTATGGACTGATAAGGCAGGCTCGATAGAAATTAAGAACGTCAATACACATATGACATGTATGCCAAGTTTAAAAAAAGATTTATCCAACTACAGTGGATACTTTTATtctaatgatgattttgttAATACAATTTGGTATGCGGGTGCATATACTATTCAATTGTCTACGATGCCATCAAATTCAGGCCGTAGGCACGATATTGTAATGGATAATAAGAGCTGGTTTAATGATGCTGTTGCTTCTTTTGGAGAAGAATTCTTAGCTGATGGTGCAAGGAGAGATCGAAGTATTTGGTCTGGTGATCGTTCAATATCAGTTTTGACTGAATTCATCTCGTTCAACTCGAATTCGACTATTAATGGCTCTGAATGGATGCTTAATGAACAATTAGATAATGGGCAGTATCCATATGCATGTAGTCCAATTTCTACTTACGGTTCAGACCTGTATCATTTGTGGACCTTGGTATCATTGTATCAAAACTATAAACTTTCTGGATGTTCTCTTGAATGGGTCAAGAACTACTGGCCCGCTTGGAAAAAAGCCATAAATTTTTCGTGGGAAAAAGTTGACGAAACAGGTACTTTATGCGTGAGTGAACCATTAGACTGGGGACGTAACCCGTTAAAGGGCCATGTTTTGAGTGTTAATTGTATTCTTTATCATGTCTTAATGAAAGGTTCCGAATTAGCCTTGTCTTTAAATGACaatgaaattcaagttCAGTACCTTGATAGAGCTAAGTcattaaagaattcaataaatgaatACTTGTGGAACGAAAACGAAGGGTTATTTCGGGATTATGAAGGCTCTGAAATCCATTCTCAAGACGGAAATACAATTGCTATTTGGTTCGATGTTGCAAGCAATGATAAAAAAGAGTTGATTTCTGATAACTTGACCAAAAGATGGACAAAATTTGGGGCGGTAGCACCAGAATCTCCAGGCATGATATCCCCTTTTATTTCGTCCATTGAGTTGTTTGCTCATACCCTTGCAGGCCACCCTGATAGATCATTTGAGTTATTCAAGAACATGTGGGGATATATTTGGAATTCACCTTACAGCGTACAATCATCTTTGATTGAGGGCTATTATCATGATGGCTCTTGTAAGTACCCCTTTACCTTATATGATCCTTCGTATATTTCCCACTGTCATCCATGGGCAACAGGTCCAACTGTCTTTTACTCATTTTACCACGTTGGTTTACAATTTATCTCTCCAGACCATTCGCAGTGGAATTTTATACCAAAAGGGGTATTTTCGGAGGGAAGCTTAGAATTTGCTCAAACAGGCTACACCTCGAAATCTGTCGGTTTTATTTCTGCTGGCTGGAAGAAATTAACTTCTAATATCTTAGAATTGGCTATTAAAGCACCTAAAACTTCAACGGGGACTATTGGTGTTCCCaatgataaaaaattattaaagttagAATTAAATGGCACCGAAATcgatatatataaatatgataaaaatgaagagCATGTTTTAGTTCCTAATATTCATGAGGGTAACAACACCTTAATTGCCACGTACAAAGACTAA
- a CDS encoding DEHA2E00968p (no similarity) → MIVSHTSGWASNDDVYVQAYDIAELMNRTFSDFLAPEGTNTFESQCHYAFPLSGTLGYYSNFVYMGDRYINPSLDNSEYFWAPIKVTNSGVSLMDAHTWKYKNKEFTTDGSWNHTT, encoded by the coding sequence ATGATTGTATCACACACCAGTGGTTGGGCAAGCAACGATGATGTCTATGTACAAGCCTACGATATAGCAGAATTAATGAACCGAACATTCTCAGATTTTCTTGCACCAGAAGGTACAAATACTTTTGAGTCCCAATGTCATTATGCTTTTCCATTATCGGGTACACTTGgctattattcaaattttgtttatatGGGTGATAGGTACATTAATCCAAGTTTAGACAATTCTGAATATTTTTGGGCACCAATCAAAGTGACTAACTCTGGAGTTTCATTAATGGATGCCCATACATGGAAGTACAAAAATAAAGAGTTTACCACTGACGGAAGCTGGAATCATACAACCTAG
- a CDS encoding DEHA2E00990p (no similarity) — protein sequence MDAIKWKYYIVWCIWLIFQMNIVYWIFPETKGLGLEEVAQVFGEDVTRGYRAGDEALEYGTDAGLFKPEGSADHTEDKNKEKDLV from the coding sequence ATGGATGCTATAAAATGGAAATATTACATCGTATGGTGTATTTGGTTaatctttcaaatgaaCATTGTATATTGGATATTCCCAGAAACAAAGGGCCTAGGTTTAGAAGAAGTTGCACAAGTTTTTGGCGAGGACGTTACTCGTGGATATAGGGCTGGTGATGAAGCTCTTGAATATGGTACGGATGCCGGTTTATTTAAGCCTGAAGGATCCGCAGATCATACTGAAGATaagaataaagaaaaagacTTAGTTTAA
- a CDS encoding DEHA2E01012p (some similarities with uniprot|Q871C4 Neurospora crassa B8G12 Related to hexose transporter protein) — MAQICGNALISYYLEIVLRNIGTTNSNDQLKIDIGMTVYALCWSILSALNVDKFKRKTMFMGGYILMCISYVGWTILSAINRQSGFKNKG; from the coding sequence ATGGCCCAGATTTGTGGAAATGCACTTATTTCTTACTATTTGGAAATTGTGCTAAGGAACATTGGCACTACAAACAGTAACGATCAGCTCAAAATAGATATTGGTATGACGGTTTATGCATTATGCTGGTCTATATTATCTGCGTTAAACGTAGATAAATTTAAACGGAAAACTATGTTTATGGGTGGCTATATTCTTATGTGTATCTCATATGTCGGTTGGACTATTTTATCTGCAATTAATCGACAATCTGGATTTAAGAATAAGGGATAG